In a genomic window of Candidatus Cybelea sp.:
- a CDS encoding hemerythrin domain-containing protein, giving the protein MLPVKGNDAVEILTNDHQVIKTLLGELVSAASTQRKSLLEQLAGVLTIHNATEENLVYPAINKLAGSKLEAQHLYHETSEADMLFFELDLMLKEKDETNFAKKAEKFADAVRHHIDEEENKAFPRLQENTEVPQREILAESVKQFRKSLHFETASA; this is encoded by the coding sequence ATGCTTCCCGTGAAAGGAAACGACGCGGTCGAAATCCTTACTAACGATCATCAAGTCATCAAGACGCTGCTCGGCGAATTGGTCAGCGCTGCGAGCACGCAACGCAAGTCGCTGCTCGAGCAGTTGGCGGGCGTGCTGACGATCCACAATGCGACCGAAGAAAACCTCGTCTATCCGGCGATCAACAAGTTGGCCGGCAGCAAGCTGGAGGCACAGCATCTCTACCACGAGACCTCGGAGGCAGACATGCTGTTCTTTGAACTCGACCTGATGCTAAAGGAGAAAGACGAAACGAATTTCGCCAAAAAGGCGGAGAAGTTCGCGGATGCCGTTCGACATCATATCGACGAAGAGGAGAATAAGGCGTTCCCCCGGCTCCAAGAAAACACCGAGGTTCCGCAGCGAGAGATACTTGCAGAATCGGTCAAACAGTTTCGCAAGTCGCTGCACTTTGAGACCGCGTCAGCGTAG
- a CDS encoding GAF domain-containing protein, translated as MSDEAFYDRLERQLRALLEEERDFVANAGNFAALIRHELPDVNWAGFYIANPAEELVLGPFCGRPACTRIAPGRGVCGAAAKHRATLVVDDVDAFSDHIACDAASRSEIVVPIVRGDGLFGVFDVDSPVTARFSEADRAGLERLVGVFSELLD; from the coding sequence GTGAGCGACGAAGCCTTCTACGACCGGCTCGAACGCCAGCTCCGCGCGCTGCTCGAAGAAGAGCGCGACTTCGTCGCCAACGCCGGCAACTTCGCCGCGCTGATCCGCCACGAGTTGCCGGACGTCAACTGGGCCGGCTTCTATATCGCCAATCCCGCCGAGGAGCTGGTGCTCGGTCCATTCTGCGGGCGACCCGCGTGCACGCGCATTGCTCCGGGGCGCGGCGTCTGCGGCGCCGCCGCAAAACACCGCGCGACGCTGGTCGTCGACGACGTCGACGCGTTCTCCGATCACATCGCCTGCGACGCCGCGTCGCGCTCGGAGATCGTCGTCCCGATCGTACGCGGCGACGGGCTGTTCGGAGTCTTCGACGTCGACAGCCCGGTGACGGCTCGATTCAGTGAGGCCGACCGCGCCGGCCTCGAACGTCTTGTCGGAGTCTTTAGCGAATTGCTGGACTAG